In Candidatus Buchananbacteria bacterium CG10_big_fil_rev_8_21_14_0_10_42_9, a single genomic region encodes these proteins:
- a CDS encoding Asp-tRNA(Asn)/Glu-tRNA(Gln) amidotransferase GatCAB subunit C: MKLDETQVRHLAKLAQLELTDTEIQQYAEDLSAILDYFDMLQSVDTAKVAPTAHVSGLANITRPDEVHATNKETRVQILDNAPNVKNDYIKTKGVFE; this comes from the coding sequence ATGAAATTAGATGAGACGCAAGTTCGTCATTTAGCTAAATTAGCCCAACTTGAATTGACTGATACGGAAATTCAACAATACGCCGAAGACCTTTCGGCGATTTTAGACTATTTTGACATGTTGCAATCCGTGGATACGGCTAAGGTCGCACCAACCGCGCATGTTTCAGGCCTAGCTAATATTACTCGGCCAGACGAGGTTCATGCTACCAATAAAGAAACCCGCGTTCAGATTTTAGACAACGCCCCAAATGTAAAAAATGATTACATCAAAACTAAGGGGGTGTTTGAATAA